Proteins found in one Bordetella genomosp. 9 genomic segment:
- a CDS encoding inositol monophosphatase family protein, with the protein MLRSITREETRRIAALMAEAAAAEIMPRFRHLAGDAVRHKTSPLDLVTDADEAAERYIGERLARAYPGAVLVGEEACSRNPALLNVWIDAELAFLIDPIDGTRNYVAGLPLFGVMVAAVSRGEVMAGIIYDPLCRDAAIAVRGEGAWMEDEHGVQTPLRVAEPAPVQDMTGLIAVRHLDDPLRATVNANALGLASSTILNCSAHEYRMIAGGHTHVLLYGRLMPWDHAAGWLLHHEAGGYSAHFDGSPYKPTHRGGGLLYAPDVGSWKAAHRLLLGQD; encoded by the coding sequence ATGCTCCGATCCATCACCCGTGAAGAAACCCGCCGCATCGCCGCGTTGATGGCCGAAGCCGCGGCGGCCGAGATCATGCCGCGCTTCCGCCACCTGGCGGGCGACGCCGTGCGCCACAAGACCTCGCCGCTGGACCTGGTCACCGATGCCGACGAAGCGGCGGAGCGCTACATCGGCGAGCGCCTGGCGCGCGCCTATCCGGGCGCCGTGCTGGTCGGCGAGGAAGCCTGCTCGCGCAATCCCGCGCTGCTGAACGTGTGGATCGATGCCGAGCTGGCCTTCCTGATCGACCCCATCGACGGGACGCGCAACTATGTCGCCGGCCTGCCGCTGTTCGGCGTGATGGTCGCGGCGGTGAGCCGCGGCGAAGTCATGGCCGGCATCATCTACGATCCGCTGTGCCGCGACGCCGCCATCGCGGTGCGCGGCGAAGGCGCGTGGATGGAGGACGAACACGGCGTGCAGACGCCGCTGCGCGTGGCCGAGCCGGCGCCGGTGCAGGACATGACCGGTTTGATCGCGGTCAGGCACCTGGACGATCCCTTGCGCGCGACCGTCAACGCCAATGCGCTCGGGCTGGCGTCGTCGACCATACTCAACTGTTCGGCGCACGAATACCGCATGATCGCCGGCGGCCACACGCACGTGCTGCTGTACGGGCGGCTCATGCCCTGGGACCACGCGGCCGGCTGGCTGCTGCATCACGAAGCCGGCGGCTACAGCGCGCATTTCGACGGTTCGCCCTACAAGCCCACGCACCGCGGCGGCGGGCTGTTGTACGCGCCCGATGTCGGCAGCTGGAAGGCCGCGCATCGGCTGTTGCTGGGCCAGGACTGA
- a CDS encoding TRAP transporter substrate-binding protein translates to MDTTRRKLMLAMAGGAVAAATPVRRAMAAPEFRYKYANNLPATHPMNVRAREAAAAIARDTNGRFQLDVFPSSQLGSDTDTLSQLRAGAVEFFTLSGLILSTLVPAASISGVGFTFPDYDTVWKAMDGPLGAFIRQEIQAKGLLVMDKIWDNGFRQVTTSTRPINAPGDFKDLKIRVPVSPLWTSMFQALGAAPASINFNETYSALQTRIVDAEENPLAIIQTAKLYEVQKYCSMTNHMWDGFWFLMNRRAWEKLPKDIQGIVTTHINDAGMKMRADTFKLNGELQTQLAGQGLVFNTPDPAPIREALRKAGFYKEWQGKYGDKAWAILEQSVGKLS, encoded by the coding sequence ATGGACACGACACGACGGAAGTTGATGCTGGCGATGGCCGGCGGCGCGGTGGCCGCCGCCACGCCGGTGCGGCGCGCCATGGCGGCGCCTGAATTCCGCTACAAGTACGCCAACAACCTGCCGGCCACGCATCCGATGAACGTGCGCGCGCGTGAAGCCGCCGCCGCCATCGCCAGGGACACCAACGGCCGCTTCCAGCTGGATGTCTTTCCCAGCAGCCAGCTCGGCTCGGATACCGACACCCTCAGCCAGCTGCGCGCCGGCGCGGTGGAGTTCTTCACCTTGTCCGGCCTGATCCTGTCCACGCTCGTACCCGCCGCGTCGATCAGCGGCGTCGGCTTCACGTTCCCCGACTACGATACCGTCTGGAAGGCCATGGACGGTCCGCTGGGCGCCTTCATCCGGCAGGAAATCCAGGCCAAGGGCCTGCTGGTGATGGACAAGATCTGGGATAACGGCTTCCGCCAGGTCACCACCAGCACGCGGCCGATCAATGCCCCCGGGGACTTCAAGGACCTGAAGATCCGCGTGCCGGTCAGCCCGCTGTGGACGTCCATGTTCCAGGCGCTGGGCGCGGCGCCGGCCAGCATCAACTTCAACGAAACGTATTCGGCGCTGCAGACCCGCATCGTCGACGCGGAAGAAAACCCGCTGGCGATCATCCAGACCGCCAAGCTGTATGAAGTGCAGAAGTACTGCTCGATGACGAACCACATGTGGGACGGCTTCTGGTTCCTGATGAACCGCCGCGCATGGGAAAAATTGCCCAAGGATATCCAGGGCATCGTCACGACCCACATCAACGACGCCGGCATGAAGATGCGCGCCGACACGTTCAAGCTGAACGGCGAACTGCAGACGCAGTTGGCGGGGCAGGGGCTGGTTTTCAACACACCCGACCCCGCACCCATCCGCGAGGCCCTGCGCAAGGCGGGCTTCTACAAGGAGTGGCAAGGCAAGTACGGCGACAAGGCCTGGGCCATCCTGGAACAATCGGTCGGCAAGCTGTCGTGA
- a CDS encoding NAD-dependent protein deacetylase has product MPALAADAPTSADLEALRDFVLAHPRLFVLTGAGCSTGSGIPDYRDSEGAWKRRPPMNYATFMGSALSRSRYWARGMIGWRMFGSVAPNAAHLALAQMQDQGRFTLLVTQNVDGLHERAGSRDVVDLHGRMDRVICTQCGHLLPRDRMQDSLEALNPLWRDLAAADAPDGDADLDDMDFSGFQVPPCPVCGGILKPDVVFFGETVPRDRVDRANEALATAGAVLVVGSSLMVYSGYRFVAAAGRAGLPIAAINLGRTRADDLLALKVERACADTLAGLLPLLPSRPDPGRPAPDLA; this is encoded by the coding sequence ATGCCGGCCTTGGCGGCTGACGCGCCGACGTCGGCCGACCTGGAGGCCTTGCGCGATTTCGTGCTGGCGCATCCGCGCCTGTTCGTGCTGACCGGCGCGGGGTGCAGCACGGGGTCGGGCATACCGGACTATCGCGACAGCGAAGGCGCCTGGAAACGCCGCCCGCCCATGAACTACGCCACCTTCATGGGCAGCGCCCTGTCCCGTTCGCGCTATTGGGCGCGCGGAATGATAGGTTGGCGCATGTTCGGCAGCGTGGCGCCCAACGCGGCCCACCTGGCCCTGGCGCAGATGCAGGACCAGGGCCGGTTCACGCTGCTGGTCACGCAGAACGTCGACGGGCTGCACGAACGGGCCGGCAGCCGCGACGTCGTCGATCTGCATGGCCGCATGGACCGCGTCATCTGTACGCAGTGCGGGCATTTGCTGCCGCGCGACCGGATGCAGGACAGCCTCGAAGCCCTGAATCCGCTGTGGCGCGACCTGGCGGCCGCCGACGCGCCGGACGGCGACGCCGACCTGGACGACATGGACTTTTCCGGTTTCCAGGTACCGCCCTGCCCTGTCTGCGGCGGCATTCTCAAGCCCGACGTGGTGTTCTTCGGCGAAACCGTGCCGCGCGACCGGGTGGACCGGGCCAACGAGGCGCTGGCGACCGCCGGGGCGGTGCTGGTGGTCGGCTCGTCCCTGATGGTCTATTCGGGCTATCGCTTCGTGGCCGCCGCCGGCCGTGCCGGGCTGCCGATCGCGGCCATCAACCTGGGACGCACCCGCGCCGACGACCTGCTCGCGCTCAAGGTGGAACGGGCCTGTGCCGACACCCTGGCCGGCCTGCTGCCCCTGCTACCGTCCCGGCCGGACCCGGGCAGGCCCGCCCCGGACCTGGCCTGA
- a CDS encoding TRAP transporter large permease, with the protein MRAAAPASGPAWMRGLDTVLGLLIEIPAALLVVAEIVVLFAGVVARYVFHTPLVWSDELASILFLWLAMLGAVVAFRRGEHMRMTALVSRAPPAARAFLDVVAMAGALAFLLMIAMPGYEYAVEEQYVTTPALEISNIWRAAALPVGTALMIAIGLLRLAARARWRVTLGAVLLVAAIVAGMMALQPVFAQLGNANLVVFFVGVVAVCVFAGVPIAFCFGLATFGYLALSTGTPMMVVVGRMDEGMSHLILLAVPMFVFLGVLIEMTGMAERMVGFLASLLGHVRGGLSYVLIGAMYLVSGISGAKAADMAAVAPVLFPEMRKRGASEGDLVALLSATGAQTETIPPSLVLITIGSVTGVSITALFTGGLLPGVVLGLMLCFVVWRRSRHEDMSDVVRATRPQILRALMIALPALALPFVIRAAVVEGVATATEVSTIGIIYSALVGLLVYRRFDWKRLWPMLVDTASLSGAILLIIGAATGMAWALTQSGFSHQLADMMAGLPGGAVTFLAVSIVAFVILGSVLEGIPAIVLFGPLLFPIARQIGVHEVHYAMVVILAMGIGLFAPPFGVGYYAACAIGRVAPDRGMRAIVGYLVSIAIGLVVVAAIPWLSIGFLGKGAP; encoded by the coding sequence ATGCGCGCCGCCGCGCCCGCCTCCGGGCCCGCCTGGATGCGCGGCCTGGATACCGTCCTGGGCCTGCTGATCGAGATTCCCGCGGCGCTGCTGGTGGTCGCGGAAATCGTCGTGCTGTTCGCCGGGGTCGTCGCGCGCTATGTCTTCCATACGCCGCTGGTCTGGTCCGACGAACTCGCGTCCATCCTGTTCCTGTGGCTGGCCATGCTGGGCGCCGTGGTGGCCTTCCGCCGTGGCGAACATATGCGCATGACGGCGCTGGTCAGCCGCGCGCCGCCCGCGGCGCGCGCTTTCCTGGATGTTGTCGCCATGGCGGGCGCGCTGGCCTTCCTGTTGATGATCGCCATGCCCGGCTACGAGTACGCCGTCGAGGAACAATACGTCACCACCCCGGCGCTCGAGATATCCAATATCTGGCGTGCCGCCGCCTTGCCGGTCGGCACCGCGCTCATGATCGCGATCGGGCTGTTGCGGCTGGCCGCCCGCGCGCGCTGGCGCGTCACGCTGGGCGCGGTCCTGCTGGTGGCCGCCATCGTCGCCGGCATGATGGCGCTGCAGCCGGTGTTCGCCCAGCTGGGCAACGCCAACCTGGTGGTCTTCTTCGTCGGGGTGGTCGCCGTGTGCGTGTTCGCCGGCGTGCCCATCGCCTTCTGCTTCGGCCTGGCGACCTTCGGCTACCTGGCCTTGAGCACCGGCACGCCGATGATGGTGGTCGTGGGGCGCATGGACGAAGGCATGTCGCACCTGATCCTGCTCGCGGTGCCGATGTTCGTTTTCCTGGGGGTGCTGATCGAGATGACCGGCATGGCCGAGCGCATGGTGGGTTTCCTGGCCAGCCTGCTGGGACACGTGCGTGGCGGCCTGTCGTATGTGCTGATCGGCGCGATGTATCTCGTCTCCGGCATCTCGGGCGCGAAGGCGGCCGACATGGCGGCCGTCGCGCCCGTGCTGTTTCCCGAGATGCGCAAGCGCGGCGCCAGCGAAGGCGATCTGGTGGCGTTGCTGTCGGCGACCGGCGCGCAGACCGAAACCATCCCGCCCAGCCTGGTGCTGATCACCATCGGCTCGGTCACGGGCGTATCGATCACGGCCTTGTTCACCGGCGGCCTGCTGCCGGGCGTGGTGCTGGGGCTGATGCTGTGTTTCGTGGTGTGGCGCCGCAGCCGCCACGAAGACATGAGCGACGTCGTGCGGGCCACGCGCCCGCAGATCCTGCGCGCGCTCATGATCGCGCTGCCGGCCCTGGCGCTGCCTTTCGTGATCCGCGCGGCGGTGGTGGAAGGCGTGGCGACCGCCACGGAGGTCTCGACCATCGGCATCATCTACTCCGCCCTGGTCGGCCTGCTGGTGTACCGGCGTTTCGACTGGAAGCGCCTGTGGCCCATGCTGGTCGACACCGCCAGCCTGTCCGGCGCCATCCTGTTGATCATCGGCGCCGCCACCGGCATGGCATGGGCGCTGACGCAATCCGGTTTTTCCCATCAGTTGGCCGACATGATGGCCGGGCTGCCCGGGGGCGCGGTCACCTTCCTGGCCGTGTCCATCGTCGCCTTCGTCATCCTCGGCAGTGTGCTGGAAGGCATACCGGCCATCGTGCTGTTCGGGCCGCTGCTGTTCCCGATCGCCCGGCAGATCGGCGTGCACGAAGTGCATTACGCCATGGTCGTGATCCTGGCGATGGGCATCGGCCTGTTCGCGCCGCCTTTCGGCGTCGGGTACTACGCGGCCTGCGCCATCGGCCGGGTCGCGCCGGATCGCGGCATGCGGGCCATCGTGGGATATCTGGTGTCCATCGCGATCGGCCTGGTCGTCGTCGCGGCGATCCCGTGGCTGTCCATCGGTTTCCTGGGGAAAGGCGCGCCCTGA
- the epsC gene encoding serine O-acetyltransferase EpsC has translation MNAPLNHRSASWNVDRIVSELRIVRTEWRQPLGRLRDGGVREYPSQESVRQIVTSLCGALFPMRLGPIDLRAEVEDFYVGHTIGSALDALLHQVRLELNSGEGNHGPIRPETEQRAEEIVRAFGARLPDIRRRLDADVIAAYQGDPAARSVDEVLLCYPGVMAMIHHRLAHELNLLGVPLLARIVAEIAHADTGIDIHPGATIGRSFFIDHGTGVVIGETAVIGDRVRLYQMVTLGAKRFPPGENGELKKGLPRHPVLEDDVVVYAGATILGRITIGRGSVIGGNVWLTRDVPPGSNVTQAGTLNTSPDAGLGG, from the coding sequence ATGAACGCACCCTTGAATCACCGCAGCGCGTCCTGGAATGTGGACCGCATCGTTTCCGAATTGCGCATCGTGCGCACCGAATGGCGCCAGCCCCTGGGACGCCTGCGCGACGGCGGCGTGCGCGAATACCCGTCGCAGGAAAGCGTGCGGCAGATCGTCACTTCGCTGTGCGGCGCCTTGTTCCCCATGCGGCTCGGGCCCATAGACTTGCGCGCGGAGGTCGAAGACTTCTACGTCGGCCACACCATCGGGTCCGCGCTGGACGCGCTGCTGCACCAGGTGCGGCTGGAACTGAATTCTGGCGAAGGCAATCACGGCCCCATCCGCCCCGAAACGGAACAGCGCGCCGAGGAAATCGTTCGCGCGTTCGGCGCGCGATTGCCGGACATCCGGCGCAGGCTGGATGCGGACGTCATCGCGGCCTACCAGGGCGACCCGGCGGCGCGCAGCGTGGACGAAGTGCTGTTGTGCTACCCCGGCGTGATGGCGATGATCCATCACCGCCTGGCGCACGAACTCAATCTGCTGGGCGTGCCGCTGCTGGCGCGCATCGTCGCCGAAATCGCGCATGCCGATACCGGCATCGACATCCATCCGGGCGCCACCATCGGCCGCAGCTTCTTCATCGACCACGGCACCGGGGTGGTGATCGGCGAAACCGCCGTCATCGGCGACCGCGTGCGGCTCTACCAGATGGTGACGCTGGGCGCCAAGCGCTTTCCGCCGGGCGAAAACGGCGAACTCAAGAAAGGCCTGCCGCGCCATCCCGTGCTGGAAGACGACGTGGTGGTGTATGCCGGCGCCACCATCCTGGGGCGCATCACCATCGGCCGCGGTTCGGTCATCGGCGGCAATGTGTGGCTGACCCGCGACGTGCCGCCGGGCTCCAACGTCACGCAGGCCGGCACGCTGAATACTTCCCCGGATGCCGGCCTTGGCGGCTGA